A genomic window from Gossypium hirsutum isolate 1008001.06 chromosome D12, Gossypium_hirsutum_v2.1, whole genome shotgun sequence includes:
- the LOC107945674 gene encoding probable calcium-binding protein CML41, whose translation MATTKVSKASKWFSSKTLRLSLHRRRSKSSSSSTLTSPASSPSSPRERPKRPHQVDEMKQVFRYFDGDDDGKISALELRAYFGSIGEYMSHEDAQMVINELDSDGDSMLDYEDFLKLMKIEKRDDDDDDDDLKKAFEMFELEKGSGCITPKGLQKMLNRLGDAKSYDECVAMIQVYDIDGNGVLDFHEFHQMMA comes from the coding sequence ATGGCGACCACTAAAGTTTCCAAAGCTTCCAAATGGTTCTCAAGCAAGACCCTTAGGTTAAGCCTTCACCGCCGTCGATCCAAGTCTTCTAGCTCCTCCACCCTCACCTCTCCTGCTTCATCACCATCCTCTCCTCGTGAAAGACCCAAAAGGCCTCACCAAGTGGACGAGATGAAACAAGTGTTTCGCTATTTCGATGGCGATGATGATGGGAAAATCTCGGCTCTCGAACTTAGGGCATACTTCGGCTCCATCGGGGAGTACATGTCACATGAAGATGCTCAAATGGTGATCAACGAACTAGATTCCGACGGGGATAGCATGTTGGACTATGAAGATTTCTTGAAGCTAATGAAAATAGAAAAGcgggatgatgatgatgatgatgatgacctGAAGAAAGCGTTCGAGATGTTCGAGTTGGAGAAAGGTTCGGGTTGCATAACTCCCAAAGGGTTGCAAAAGATGTTGAATCGCCTTGGGGATGCAAAGTCTTATGATGAATGTGTCGCTATGATTCAGGTTTATGATATTGATGGTAATGGGGTGCTTGATTTTCATGAGTTCCACCAAATGATGGCTTAA